The following proteins come from a genomic window of Miscanthus floridulus cultivar M001 chromosome 2, ASM1932011v1, whole genome shotgun sequence:
- the LOC136520313 gene encoding secretory carrier-associated membrane protein 4-like isoform X2, with the protein MVRAARALEGGRLCLRRAPPQQRTAVASRLAGAGFYNDIGASVDIPLDNKKDLKKKERELMAKEAELNRREQEIKRREEALARAGVLIEPKNWPPFFPIIHVDISNDIPVHLQRVQYVSFASLLGLVICLFWNILCVTAAWITGHDPRIWFLAVIYFITGCPGAYFLWYRPLYRAMRKDSAFSYGWFFLFYFFHIAFCIYAAVSPPFFYVGRSLAGIFQSISEIGENAGVGIMYFMGFAMFVLEALLSIWVFQKVYWFFRGKGSEAQMRPDAGSRAPPF; encoded by the exons ATGGTGCGAGCGGCTCGCGCTCTTGAGGGTGGTCGGCTATGTCTACGGCGCGCGCCGCCGCAACAGCGCACAGCGGTGGCCTCTCGCCTCGCCGGAG CTGGTTTCTACAATGATATTGGTGCATCTGTAGATATCCCACTTGATAACAAAAAG GACCTCAAGAAAAAGGAGAGGGAACTTATGGCTAAAGAGGCTGAGCTAAACAGGAGGGAACAG GAAATAAAAAGAAGGGAAGAAGCTCTTGCAAGAG CTGGAGTTTTAATAGAACCCAAAAACTGGCCACCGTTCTTCCCCATCATTCATGTTGACATTTCAAATGATATACCCGTGCACTTGCAGCGAGTACAGTATGTCTCTTTTGCATCACTCCTAG GATTGGTCATATGCCTCTTCTGGAACATTTTATGTGTAACTGCTGCTTGGATTACAGGGCATG ATCCTAGGATCTGGTTTCTGGCAGTCATATACTTCATTACTGGATGCCCAGGTGCCTACTTTTTATGGTACCGACCTCTTTATCGTGCCATGAG GAAGGATAGTGCGTTCAGCTATGGATGGTTCTTCCTATTCTACTTT TTTCACATTGCCTTCTGCATATACGCTGCTGTTTCTCCGCCATTCTTTTATGTGGGAAGATCATTGGC CGGAATTTTTCAATCGATCAGCGAGATAGGCGAGAATGCTGGTGTTGGG ATAATGTACTTCATGGGCTTCGCGATGTTTGTGCTGGAGGCACTGCTGAGCATCTGGGTTTTCCAG AAAGTGTACTGGTTCTTCCGCGGGAAAGGTAGTGAGGCGCAGATGAGGCCTGACGCCGGGTCTCGTGCGCCACCATTCTGA
- the LOC136520313 gene encoding secretory carrier-associated membrane protein 4-like isoform X1, with amino-acid sequence MAGRWRHDDNPFEEGDGDVVNPFSHPRPTPLPPEPAGFYNDIGASVDIPLDNKKDLKKKERELMAKEAELNRREQEIKRREEALARAGVLIEPKNWPPFFPIIHVDISNDIPVHLQRVQYVSFASLLGLVICLFWNILCVTAAWITGHDPRIWFLAVIYFITGCPGAYFLWYRPLYRAMRKDSAFSYGWFFLFYFFHIAFCIYAAVSPPFFYVGRSLAGIFQSISEIGENAGVGIMYFMGFAMFVLEALLSIWVFQKVYWFFRGKGSEAQMRPDAGSRAPPF; translated from the exons ATGGCGGGAAGGTGGAGGCACGACGACAACCCGTTCGAGGAGGGCGATGGAGACGTCGTCAACCCCTTCTCG CATCCACGCCCAACTCCGCTCCCTCCTGAACCAGCTGGTTTCTACAATGATATTGGTGCATCTGTAGATATCCCACTTGATAACAAAAAG GACCTCAAGAAAAAGGAGAGGGAACTTATGGCTAAAGAGGCTGAGCTAAACAGGAGGGAACAG GAAATAAAAAGAAGGGAAGAAGCTCTTGCAAGAG CTGGAGTTTTAATAGAACCCAAAAACTGGCCACCGTTCTTCCCCATCATTCATGTTGACATTTCAAATGATATACCCGTGCACTTGCAGCGAGTACAGTATGTCTCTTTTGCATCACTCCTAG GATTGGTCATATGCCTCTTCTGGAACATTTTATGTGTAACTGCTGCTTGGATTACAGGGCATG ATCCTAGGATCTGGTTTCTGGCAGTCATATACTTCATTACTGGATGCCCAGGTGCCTACTTTTTATGGTACCGACCTCTTTATCGTGCCATGAG GAAGGATAGTGCGTTCAGCTATGGATGGTTCTTCCTATTCTACTTT TTTCACATTGCCTTCTGCATATACGCTGCTGTTTCTCCGCCATTCTTTTATGTGGGAAGATCATTGGC CGGAATTTTTCAATCGATCAGCGAGATAGGCGAGAATGCTGGTGTTGGG ATAATGTACTTCATGGGCTTCGCGATGTTTGTGCTGGAGGCACTGCTGAGCATCTGGGTTTTCCAG AAAGTGTACTGGTTCTTCCGCGGGAAAGGTAGTGAGGCGCAGATGAGGCCTGACGCCGGGTCTCGTGCGCCACCATTCTGA
- the LOC136520313 gene encoding secretory carrier-associated membrane protein 4-like isoform X3, producing the protein MAKEAELNRREQEIKRREEALARAGVLIEPKNWPPFFPIIHVDISNDIPVHLQRVQYVSFASLLGLVICLFWNILCVTAAWITGHDPRIWFLAVIYFITGCPGAYFLWYRPLYRAMRKDSAFSYGWFFLFYFFHIAFCIYAAVSPPFFYVGRSLAGIFQSISEIGENAGVGIMYFMGFAMFVLEALLSIWVFQKVYWFFRGKGSEAQMRPDAGSRAPPF; encoded by the exons ATGGCTAAAGAGGCTGAGCTAAACAGGAGGGAACAG GAAATAAAAAGAAGGGAAGAAGCTCTTGCAAGAG CTGGAGTTTTAATAGAACCCAAAAACTGGCCACCGTTCTTCCCCATCATTCATGTTGACATTTCAAATGATATACCCGTGCACTTGCAGCGAGTACAGTATGTCTCTTTTGCATCACTCCTAG GATTGGTCATATGCCTCTTCTGGAACATTTTATGTGTAACTGCTGCTTGGATTACAGGGCATG ATCCTAGGATCTGGTTTCTGGCAGTCATATACTTCATTACTGGATGCCCAGGTGCCTACTTTTTATGGTACCGACCTCTTTATCGTGCCATGAG GAAGGATAGTGCGTTCAGCTATGGATGGTTCTTCCTATTCTACTTT TTTCACATTGCCTTCTGCATATACGCTGCTGTTTCTCCGCCATTCTTTTATGTGGGAAGATCATTGGC CGGAATTTTTCAATCGATCAGCGAGATAGGCGAGAATGCTGGTGTTGGG ATAATGTACTTCATGGGCTTCGCGATGTTTGTGCTGGAGGCACTGCTGAGCATCTGGGTTTTCCAG AAAGTGTACTGGTTCTTCCGCGGGAAAGGTAGTGAGGCGCAGATGAGGCCTGACGCCGGGTCTCGTGCGCCACCATTCTGA